From Rhodoferax sp. AJA081-3, the proteins below share one genomic window:
- a CDS encoding DNA topoisomerase III, with product MKTLVIAEKPSVAQDIVRALTPTAGKFEKHDEYFESDTYVVSSAVGHLVEIQAPEEFDVKRGKWSFANLPVIPPHFDLKPVDKTKTRLNAVVKLAKRKDVDKLINACDAGREGELIFRLIEQYAGGAKPLGKPVSRLWLQSMTPQAIRDGFGALRTDKQMQPLADAARCRSEADWLVGINGTRAMTAFNSRDGGFFLTTVGRVQTPTLSVVVEREEQIRKFISRDYWEIHASFGAQAGEYPAKWFNPAHKKDADDAEKKADRVWTQREAQAIADAVRGQQATVTEESKPTTQASPLLFDLTSLQREANGKFGYSAKTTLSIAQSLYERHKALTYPRTDSRNLPEDYVPVVKQTLEMIADSGMKHLAPFAAQAVKGAYVKPTKRVFDNAKVSDHFAIIPTLQAPSGLSEAEQKIYDLVVRRFMAIFFPSAEYQVTTRITTAASHNFKTEGKVLVKPGWLAIYGKEAADEVADAKDGDKGQSLVPVQPGEKVQTETVDPKGLKTRPPARYSEATLLGAMEGAGKTVEDDELREAMQEKGLGTPATRSSIIEGLIAEKYMLREGRELIPTAKAFQLMTLLRGLDVQELTKAELTGEWEYKLAQMEQGKMSRENFMAEIASMTERMVKKAKEYDRDTIPGDYATLAAPCPNCGGIVKENYRRYTCTGKTGTEDGCGFSFGKSPAGRTFEVAEVEQFLRDRKIGPLDGFRSKAGWPFVAEMVIKFDDETKNYKLEFDFGDDKKGEESGEIIDFSGQESLGKCPKCGGSVFEHGKNYVCEKSVPTNDQPTPSCDFKTGQIILQQPIERIQMVKLLETGKTDLLDKFVSMRTRRAFKAMLAWDADAGKVNFEFAPSKFPPRKMAASKIVAAKAAKTGATAKKAPVKKAAGAKSATKADAKPKAPRKTTAASGKLPSAELAAVIGSDPVARTEVVKKLWDYIKANGLQDAANKRAINADAKLLLVFGKPQVTMFELAGIVGKHLS from the coding sequence ATGAAAACATTAGTTATTGCCGAAAAGCCGTCCGTCGCCCAAGACATCGTGCGGGCGCTCACGCCCACCGCCGGCAAGTTCGAGAAACACGACGAATATTTCGAGAGCGACACCTATGTCGTCTCCAGCGCCGTGGGCCACCTGGTGGAGATCCAGGCGCCCGAAGAATTTGACGTCAAACGCGGCAAATGGAGCTTTGCCAACCTGCCGGTGATCCCGCCGCACTTTGACCTGAAACCGGTGGACAAGACCAAGACCCGCCTGAACGCCGTCGTCAAACTGGCCAAACGCAAGGATGTGGACAAACTCATCAACGCCTGTGATGCGGGCCGCGAAGGGGAGTTGATCTTCCGCCTGATCGAACAATACGCCGGTGGCGCCAAGCCGCTGGGCAAGCCGGTCAGCCGCCTGTGGCTGCAGTCCATGACGCCCCAGGCCATACGCGACGGCTTTGGCGCCCTGCGCACCGACAAACAGATGCAACCCCTGGCCGATGCGGCCCGCTGCCGCTCTGAGGCCGACTGGCTGGTCGGCATCAACGGCACCCGCGCCATGACGGCGTTCAATTCGCGCGACGGCGGTTTCTTCCTGACCACGGTGGGCCGGGTGCAGACGCCAACCCTGTCGGTGGTGGTGGAGCGTGAAGAACAGATCCGCAAGTTCATCAGCCGCGACTACTGGGAAATCCACGCATCCTTTGGCGCCCAAGCCGGTGAATACCCCGCCAAGTGGTTCAACCCCGCACACAAGAAAGACGCCGACGACGCCGAGAAAAAGGCCGACCGCGTCTGGACCCAGCGCGAGGCACAGGCCATTGCCGACGCCGTGCGCGGCCAGCAGGCCACCGTCACTGAAGAAAGCAAACCCACGACGCAGGCATCGCCCCTGCTGTTCGATTTAACGTCTTTGCAGCGCGAGGCCAACGGCAAGTTTGGTTACTCCGCCAAGACCACGCTGTCCATCGCCCAAAGCCTGTACGAGCGCCACAAGGCCCTGACCTACCCGCGTACCGATTCGCGCAACCTGCCCGAAGACTATGTGCCCGTGGTCAAACAAACGCTGGAGATGATTGCCGACAGTGGCATGAAACACCTGGCACCCTTTGCGGCCCAGGCGGTCAAGGGTGCATATGTCAAACCCACCAAACGTGTGTTTGACAACGCCAAGGTATCAGATCACTTTGCCATCATCCCCACGCTGCAGGCACCCTCAGGCCTGAGCGAGGCCGAGCAGAAGATTTATGACCTGGTGGTGCGCCGCTTCATGGCAATCTTCTTTCCCAGCGCCGAATACCAGGTCACGACCCGTATCACCACCGCCGCCAGCCACAACTTCAAAACCGAAGGCAAGGTGCTGGTCAAGCCGGGTTGGCTGGCGATTTACGGCAAGGAAGCCGCTGACGAAGTGGCCGACGCCAAGGACGGCGACAAGGGCCAGAGCCTGGTGCCGGTGCAACCCGGCGAAAAGGTCCAAACCGAAACCGTGGACCCCAAAGGCCTGAAAACCCGCCCTCCGGCACGTTATTCGGAAGCCACGCTGCTGGGTGCCATGGAAGGCGCCGGCAAGACGGTCGAAGACGACGAGCTGCGCGAAGCCATGCAAGAGAAGGGCCTAGGCACGCCCGCCACCCGCTCCAGCATCATTGAAGGCTTGATCGCCGAGAAATACATGCTGCGCGAAGGCCGCGAGCTGATCCCCACCGCCAAGGCCTTCCAGCTGATGACACTGTTGCGTGGCCTGGATGTGCAGGAGCTGACCAAGGCCGAGTTGACTGGCGAGTGGGAATACAAGCTGGCCCAGATGGAGCAGGGCAAGATGAGCCGCGAGAACTTCATGGCCGAGATTGCGTCCATGACCGAACGCATGGTCAAGAAAGCCAAGGAATACGACCGCGACACCATCCCCGGCGACTACGCCACACTGGCCGCGCCCTGCCCCAACTGCGGCGGCATCGTCAAGGAAAACTACCGTCGCTACACCTGCACGGGCAAGACTGGCACCGAGGACGGCTGCGGCTTCTCATTCGGCAAGTCACCCGCCGGGCGCACCTTTGAGGTGGCCGAGGTGGAGCAGTTCTTGCGCGACCGCAAGATCGGCCCGCTGGACGGCTTCCGCTCCAAGGCCGGCTGGCCCTTTGTGGCCGAGATGGTCATCAAGTTCGACGACGAGACCAAGAACTACAAGCTCGAATTTGACTTTGGCGACGATAAGAAGGGCGAAGAGAGCGGCGAGATCATCGACTTCTCGGGCCAGGAATCGCTGGGCAAATGCCCCAAGTGCGGCGGCTCCGTTTTTGAGCACGGCAAGAACTACGTCTGCGAGAAGTCCGTACCCACCAACGACCAGCCCACGCCCAGCTGCGACTTCAAAACCGGCCAGATCATCCTGCAGCAGCCCATCGAGCGCATACAAATGGTCAAACTGCTGGAGACCGGCAAGACCGATCTGCTGGATAAGTTTGTATCCATGCGCACCCGCCGCGCCTTCAAGGCGATGCTGGCCTGGGATGCCGACGCGGGCAAGGTGAATTTTGAATTTGCACCCAGCAAATTCCCGCCGCGCAAGATGGCCGCTAGCAAAATCGTAGCAGCTAAAGCAGCAAAGACGGGGGCTACAGCCAAAAAAGCCCCTGTAAAGAAAGCTGCTGGTGCCAAATCTGCGACCAAGGCAGACGCCAAGCCCAAAGCCCCGCGCAAGACCACAGCTGCCAGCGGCAAGCTGCCCAGCGCCGAGTTGGCCGCCGTGATTGGCAGCGACCCGGTGGCCCGCACCGAGGTCGTCAAGAAGCTGTGGGACTACATCAAGGCCAACGGCCTGCAGGACGCGGCCAACAAACGCGCTATCAATGCGGATGCCAAACTGCTACTGGTGTTTGGCAAGCCGCAGGTGACGATGTTTGAGCTGGCGGGAATTGTCGGCAAGCACCTCAGCTAA
- a CDS encoding SET domain-containing protein, whose protein sequence is MKTKPVSKTMPQGDNRRIQTRRSGVHGKGVFALQDIGEGETIIEYVGEIITWAEAQARHPHDPKDPNHTFYFHIDETHVIDAKVGGNSSRWINHSCDGNCEADEVDGRVFIKALRDIAPGEELFYDYGLILDERYTKKLKAEHPCWCGSANCRGTLLAPKRGRR, encoded by the coding sequence GTGAAGACAAAACCAGTGAGCAAGACCATGCCCCAAGGCGACAACCGCCGCATCCAGACCCGGCGCTCCGGTGTACACGGCAAGGGTGTATTCGCATTGCAGGATATCGGTGAGGGTGAAACCATCATCGAATACGTGGGTGAAATCATCACCTGGGCTGAAGCCCAGGCACGCCACCCGCACGATCCCAAGGACCCCAACCACACGTTTTACTTCCACATCGACGAAACGCATGTCATTGACGCCAAGGTCGGCGGCAACTCGTCCCGCTGGATCAACCACTCGTGTGATGGAAACTGCGAAGCCGACGAGGTCGATGGCCGTGTCTTCATCAAGGCGCTGCGCGACATTGCGCCCGGCGAAGAGTTGTTTTACGACTACGGCCTGATCCTGGACGAGCGGTACACCAAGAAGCTCAAGGCCGAACACCCCTGCTGGTGCGGCTCTGCCAATTGCCGCGGTACGCTGCTGGCGCCCAAGCGTGGCCGTCGCTAG
- a CDS encoding biotin--[acetyl-CoA-carboxylase] ligase: MGATTVQWQAEAIWEAVSPSLPAFSVEILPEIDSTNTELMRRARAGQLEPVLLVAERQSAGRGRLGRSWASGGDVGAQTGGALPSLTFSLGLPLAPVDWSGLSLAVGLSVVERLHPDLKLKWPNDVWLQDRKLAGILIETASVGELRYAVIGVGINILPRDGQGLSTVPAALSELLPGTDAPAALARVAAPLVLAVRQFETQGFAPLRTAFHARDLLYGREVVCSDGVGGMARGVDAAGALLLHTQDGLKKITSAEVSVRPVPHPPANQP; this comes from the coding sequence ATGGGTGCAACGACGGTCCAGTGGCAGGCAGAAGCCATCTGGGAGGCGGTGTCTCCGTCGCTGCCGGCGTTTTCGGTAGAAATCCTGCCCGAGATAGATTCGACCAACACCGAGCTGATGCGCCGTGCCCGTGCCGGCCAACTGGAGCCCGTGCTGCTGGTGGCCGAGCGCCAGAGCGCCGGGCGCGGGCGCCTGGGGCGTTCCTGGGCCAGTGGTGGGGATGTTGGTGCACAGACTGGCGGTGCCCTGCCCTCCTTGACGTTTTCTCTGGGCCTGCCGCTGGCGCCTGTGGACTGGTCTGGCCTGTCCCTGGCGGTGGGTTTGTCGGTTGTGGAAAGACTGCACCCCGATTTGAAGCTCAAATGGCCCAACGATGTGTGGCTGCAAGACCGCAAACTGGCCGGCATCCTGATCGAAACCGCCAGTGTGGGCGAGCTGCGGTATGCCGTGATAGGTGTGGGCATCAACATCCTGCCACGCGACGGCCAGGGGCTGAGCACCGTGCCAGCGGCCCTGTCGGAGTTGCTGCCCGGTACCGATGCACCGGCCGCCCTGGCCCGCGTGGCTGCCCCTCTGGTACTGGCCGTTCGGCAGTTTGAGACCCAGGGGTTTGCTCCGCTGCGCACGGCCTTCCATGCGCGGGACCTGCTGTATGGCCGCGAGGTGGTGTGCAGCGATGGGGTTGGTGGCATGGCCCGCGGTGTGGATGCTGCCGGTGCGCTGCTGCTGCATACGCAGGATGGGTTGAAAAAAATCACCAGTGCGGAGGTCAGTGTGCGCCCGGTGCCACACCCACCCGCCAACCAGCCCTGA
- a CDS encoding SPOR domain-containing protein — protein sequence MLRLFVLTLILANGLYFAWSEGYLRAYGFAPAQQREPQRMDQQIRPEAIQMLTSVEAKRVDAQAQADQAPKECLLAEPFDDAQAATLRQALETTLAPGSWQIDTVAVSARWIVYMGKFANAEQVTKKKGELAAMRLVPQSLNNPDLELGLSLGGFDTQAEATAELAKLSLRGIRTAKVVQERQEGNQNQLRLPAVTTEIRSRLADLKTALAGRVLRSCS from the coding sequence ATGTTGCGATTGTTTGTGTTGACACTGATCCTGGCCAACGGCCTCTACTTTGCGTGGAGCGAAGGGTATCTGCGGGCCTATGGCTTTGCCCCGGCACAGCAGCGCGAGCCCCAGCGCATGGACCAGCAGATCCGGCCAGAGGCAATCCAGATGTTGACGTCGGTCGAAGCCAAACGGGTCGATGCCCAGGCCCAGGCCGACCAGGCGCCCAAGGAATGCCTGTTGGCCGAACCGTTTGACGACGCCCAGGCCGCCACCCTGCGCCAGGCGCTGGAAACGACCCTGGCGCCCGGTAGCTGGCAGATCGACACGGTCGCGGTGTCGGCGCGCTGGATTGTGTACATGGGCAAGTTCGCCAATGCCGAGCAAGTGACCAAAAAGAAGGGCGAACTGGCGGCGATGCGCTTGGTCCCCCAAAGCCTGAACAACCCGGACCTGGAGCTGGGGCTGTCGCTGGGCGGTTTTGACACCCAGGCCGAGGCGACGGCCGAACTGGCCAAACTGTCATTGCGCGGCATACGCACCGCCAAAGTGGTCCAGGAGCGCCAGGAAGGCAACCAGAACCAACTCCGGCTGCCGGCGGTCACAACGGAGATCCGCAGTCGGCTGGCCGACCTCAAAACGGCCCTGGCCGGCCGTGTGTTGCGCAGTTGTAGCTAG
- a CDS encoding sensor histidine kinase produces MKIFQREQRSLFGEILDWMLTPLLLLWPVSLVLTWLVAQGIAGKPFDRALEYNVGALAQLVTLNNQNTAQFVLPLPARELLRADDNDTVYYQVLGTAGEYLSGEKALPLPPEDEKPIPGEVRMRDAEFRGTDIKIAYTWVKLDVPGGKPALVQVAETMDKRSVLATEIVKGVMLPQFVILPLAVLLVWLALVQAIKPLNHLEERIRARRPDDLSPLDGEAVPLEVAPLVSSVNDLLMRLKDSVATQKRFLADAAHQLKTPLAGLRMQADLAQREDANAEDLKQSLRQIGRSSIRATHTVNQLLALARAESSGTAMSKQNCNLVRLTMDVIRDCVPRAMDKHIDVGYEGAEPDDADVTLSGNPTLLKEMVRNLMDNAINYTPSNASRPGVITARVLKDPFSKVLVLQVEDSGPGIPAAERELVFQPFYRVLGTEADGSGLGLPIVLEIARQHHASVTVEDSRPGQTPPGTCFTVRFEPVV; encoded by the coding sequence GTGAAAATCTTCCAGCGCGAGCAACGCAGCCTGTTCGGAGAAATTCTGGACTGGATGCTGACGCCGCTGCTGCTGCTGTGGCCGGTCAGCCTGGTGCTGACCTGGCTGGTGGCCCAGGGCATTGCCGGCAAGCCCTTCGACCGGGCGCTGGAGTACAACGTGGGTGCGCTGGCACAGCTGGTCACGCTCAACAACCAGAACACGGCGCAGTTTGTACTGCCCCTGCCCGCGCGCGAACTGCTGCGCGCCGACGACAACGACACCGTGTATTACCAGGTGCTGGGCACCGCGGGTGAATACCTGAGCGGCGAAAAAGCCCTGCCCCTGCCGCCGGAGGACGAAAAACCCATCCCCGGCGAAGTGCGCATGCGCGACGCCGAGTTTCGCGGTACCGACATCAAGATCGCCTACACCTGGGTCAAGCTGGATGTGCCGGGCGGCAAACCGGCCCTGGTGCAGGTGGCCGAGACCATGGACAAACGTTCGGTGCTGGCCACCGAAATTGTCAAGGGTGTGATGCTGCCGCAGTTTGTGATTTTGCCGCTGGCGGTGCTGCTGGTCTGGCTGGCGCTGGTGCAAGCCATCAAACCCCTCAACCACCTGGAAGAACGCATCCGCGCCCGCAGACCGGACGACCTGAGCCCGCTGGATGGCGAAGCGGTGCCGCTGGAGGTGGCGCCCCTGGTGTCGTCCGTCAACGACCTGCTGATGCGGTTGAAGGATTCGGTGGCCACACAAAAGCGTTTTCTGGCCGACGCCGCCCACCAATTGAAAACGCCGCTGGCCGGTCTGCGCATGCAGGCCGACCTGGCCCAGCGCGAAGATGCCAATGCCGAAGACCTGAAACAGTCGCTGCGCCAGATCGGCCGCTCCAGCATCCGGGCCACCCACACCGTCAACCAGCTGCTGGCCCTTGCCCGCGCCGAAAGCAGTGGCACCGCCATGAGCAAACAAAACTGCAACCTGGTGCGCCTGACCATGGATGTGATACGCGACTGTGTGCCCCGCGCCATGGACAAACACATCGACGTGGGCTACGAAGGTGCCGAGCCCGATGACGCCGACGTCACCCTGTCGGGCAACCCCACGCTGCTCAAGGAAATGGTGCGCAACCTGATGGACAACGCCATCAACTACACACCCTCCAACGCATCCCGGCCCGGCGTGATCACTGCCCGGGTGCTCAAAGACCCGTTCAGCAAGGTACTGGTGTTGCAGGTGGAAGACTCGGGGCCTGGCATACCGGCGGCGGAGCGGGAGTTGGTGTTCCAACCCTTTTACCGCGTGCTTGGAACCGAGGCGGACGGATCGGGCCTTGGGCTGCCCATCGTGCTGGAGATTGCCCGCCAGCACCACGCCAGTGTGACCGTGGAAGACAGCCGCCCGGGCCAGACACCACCCGGCACCTGCTTTACGGTGCGTTTCGAACCCGTGGTCTAG
- a CDS encoding response regulator transcription factor, which translates to MRILIAEDDQVLADGLLRALRGAGAAVDHVASGTEADAALMTNTEFDLLILDLGLPKMHGLEVLKKLRGRGSSLPVLILTAADAVDERVKGLDYGADDYMAKPFSLQELEARVRALVRRGAGATSSTIKHGPLTYDQAGRVATIDGKMVELSARELGLLEVLLQRAGRLVSKDQLVERLCEWGEEVSNNAIEVYIHRLRKKIEKGPIRIATVRGLGYCLEKIAP; encoded by the coding sequence ATGCGGATACTGATTGCCGAAGACGACCAGGTGCTGGCCGACGGCCTGCTGCGGGCCCTGCGTGGTGCCGGTGCGGCGGTGGACCACGTAGCCAGCGGCACCGAGGCCGACGCCGCGTTGATGACCAACACCGAATTCGACCTGCTGATTTTGGACCTGGGCCTGCCCAAGATGCATGGCCTGGAGGTGCTCAAGAAGCTGCGCGGGCGTGGCTCCTCCCTGCCGGTGCTGATACTCACCGCCGCTGACGCCGTGGACGAACGTGTCAAGGGCCTGGACTATGGTGCCGACGACTACATGGCCAAACCCTTCAGCCTGCAGGAGCTGGAAGCCCGCGTGCGTGCCCTGGTGCGCCGCGGCGCAGGTGCCACCAGCAGCACCATCAAACACGGCCCGCTGACCTACGACCAGGCCGGACGCGTGGCCACCATCGACGGCAAGATGGTGGAACTGTCGGCCCGCGAGCTGGGGCTGCTGGAAGTGCTGTTGCAACGCGCCGGGCGGCTGGTCAGCAAAGACCAGTTGGTGGAGCGCCTGTGTGAATGGGGCGAAGAGGTCAGCAACAACGCGATTGAGGTCTACATCCACCGCCTGCGCAAGAAGATCGAAAAAGGCCCGATCCGTATTGCGACCGTGCGTGGCCTGGGTTACTGCCTTGAGAAAATCGCCCCCTGA
- a CDS encoding MarR family winged helix-turn-helix transcriptional regulator, which translates to MTEWPVSDPGAWRQAHMGHWLRLALERFDARVLALMAHHPGVPLGLANLVTRGQVGAAHIHITRHLATEGSRLTDLAKSAGMSKQAMGTLVNQCEAWGMVTRTPDPLDARAQQLRFTEVGLAWLQAYREAVEQAELELRQAVGEEVATVLAIGLEAYSGQ; encoded by the coding sequence ATGACGGAATGGCCAGTTTCTGACCCCGGTGCCTGGCGCCAGGCCCATATGGGCCATTGGTTGCGCCTGGCTTTGGAGCGCTTTGATGCCCGCGTGCTGGCGCTGATGGCCCACCACCCCGGGGTGCCGCTGGGCCTGGCCAACCTGGTCACGCGCGGGCAGGTGGGCGCCGCCCACATCCACATCACCCGCCATCTCGCCACCGAAGGCTCGCGCTTGACCGACCTGGCCAAGAGCGCAGGCATGAGCAAGCAGGCCATGGGCACCCTGGTGAACCAGTGCGAGGCCTGGGGCATGGTCACCCGCACGCCGGACCCACTGGATGCGCGGGCCCAGCAGCTGCGCTTTACCGAAGTGGGCCTGGCCTGGCTGCAGGCCTACCGCGAAGCGGTGGAACAGGCCGAGCTCGAATTGCGCCAGGCTGTGGGTGAAGAGGTGGCCACCGTGCTGGCCATCGGGCTGGAGGCCTACAGCGGTCAGTAG